The Silene latifolia isolate original U9 population chromosome Y, ASM4854445v1, whole genome shotgun sequence sequence AATAGCAGTACCAGGAACTACGGAGCCTCCTCCGGAGGGTCCCAGGAATGCCTCTGCCTATGGAGATGGTTGCACCAGAAAGCTACGCCGACTCACCGTTTACTGATGATATAGCTACAGTGGCCTTACCAAAAGGATTTAGCGTCCCAAAAATGACCCTCTTCGACGGAACCGCAGACCCTTGTGATCACATCAGTCaattcaagcagaagatgatggttACTGCCGCCACGGGAGCCTCAAAGGAGGCATGTATGTGTAAAGGATTCGGTTCAACCCtaaccggagcagcattacaatggttcgttGGCTTGCCTAACGGGGCCATAGGTTCATTTTCTGATCTAGTCAACGCATTTAACCAACAGTTCTCCAGCAGCCGGAGAACACCCAAGCAGCCAAGCGACTTGTACAGGATCGTCCAGGAAATAGGTGAATCAATCAAAGATTATGTCACCAGGTTCAATACAGAGAAAGTCTCAATACGTGGCTGCGATGTGTCCACTGCCATCAACGCCTTCAGGCAGGGCCTAGATAAggaatccggcctctacaaagaATTAACGATGTACCCTTGTGAGAGATTCGATGAAGTCCAGCAGAGAGCCACATCGGCATTAAGGTTAGAAGAAGACATACAGGCTCGAAAGGGAGTAACAAACTTCGACAAGACAAGCAGGAAATTTGCAGTAGAAAAGAAAGACGAACGAGCTAAGCCATACAAAGACTCCAACATCGCCATATAACAAAAAACTCAAAGAAATTGACGACTCTCCGCATCCCCCTAAACTATCCGAGTACGGATTCAACACGGAATGGAAGGATCCGCTGAAAGCACTTAGAAGCCTGGGTGATCAGGTCAGGTGGCCGAAGCCTCCCACTCAGGACCGACCCAACGACGACAGAGACAGCAGCAAGAGATGCGAATGGCACCAGGACATAGGTCACAGGATAGAAGACTGCTACAGGTTGCGAAAGGAAGTAAAGTTTCAGGTACGCAAAGGAAACTTGGATCACCCGCTATCACGTGGGGCAGACAGAGGGAAGCACCGAATCGGGTGCTCCTTCGCTCCACCCATATGCACGAAAATTATTAACGTGATAACAAAGCGGATCCGAACTATCGGGTTTGACATATTCCGCCGCTAAGAGGAAAGCTACCTAAGTAAAGGGGATCATCCGAAAACTTCGTATAGGGTAAGCTAGAGTAATTTACCCCGGTAACTTTCGATGAGACTGACATAGAAAGCGGTGCAGAGCAACATGACGATGCCCTAACTATAACGTTATCCGTTGGCAATTGCACCGTACGAAAAGCATTAGTGGATACAGGGAGCTCTGTGAATCTCATCATGATCGAAACTCTCAAAACTATGGGTTTCGATAAAGAGAACCTGATAAAGAAATCTGTGcccctggtaggattcagtggtgaaaccacgCATTCAGTGGGTGAGATAACCATCCCAACATATATTGAAGGAGTTAATAAACTAGTGAGATACCTAGTCATTGAGGGTCCAACCACCTACAACgtgatactaggaagaccatggctgcatcagatgaaggcggtgccctcaacatatcaccaatgTCTCAAGTTCCCAACACCATGGGGCACGGTCACAGTAAAAGGAGATCGAGAGGAATCCAGAAACTGCTACGCTCAAGCCCTCAAGGCTACAACCAAGCTCCCTTTATAGCAATTACAGAATCGGGGCACCTCGACAGAATATAAGGAGCCTCCCTCAGAGGAACTGGACCAGATACACCTGGACGAGGCACACCCGGATAGGACAGTATTGATTGGGGCAACTTGCAGTGAAGAGTCACAGCGACACCGATTCACTTTCTCAAGAACAACATGGACTGCTTCGCTTGGTCCCGCAATGATATGGTAGGCATAGACCCATCCGTTATTTCGCATAAATTAAGCGCGAACCCAAGCTGCACCCCGGTACAGTAGAAGAGAAGAAAATTTACGGTAGAAAGAAATGAGGTCATTAACAAGGAAGTAGATAGCCTCCTGGCAGCAGATAAAATTAGGGAAGTTAGCTACCCTGAGGATCTATCTAATGTAGTAGTGGTTCCCAAGAAGAACGGCAAATGGAGGGTGTGTGTAGACTTCACAGATCTAAACAAAGCTTGTCCTAAGGATCCCTTCCCACTGCCACATATCGATACAATGGTGGATGCTACTGCGGGACATGAAGTGCTCACTTTCCTCGATGCTTGGagcggttataatcagatcaagatgcatCCGCAAGATCAAGAGAAAACAACATTCATGTcagaaagaggcatatattgttacaaggtcatgccctttggcctgaagaaaGCCGGGTCCACTTACCAACGGTTGGTAAATAAAATGTTTAAGCATCAAATGGGGAagaccatggaagtatacatagacgacatggtggtgaagtccAAAAAAGCAGAAATGCACATGGAGCACTTGACGGACACCTTCCAAACGTTAAGGGAGTTTAAAATGAAACTTAATCCGTCCAAGTGCTCGTTTGGGGTGTCTTCAGGAAAATTCCTAGGGTATATGGTGACCCAGAGGGGAATTGAGGCAAGCAAAGTACAGATAAGAGCAATACTCCACCGAATCACCCTGAAGCCAAAGGACGTGCAAAGGTTAGCAGGGAAGGTGGCGGCCCTAAACAGGTTCATATCAAGGGCCTCGGAAAGGTGCAAGCTGTTCTATGATATATTGAGGAAGAGTCAGAAATTCGAATGGACTGAAGAACATGAAAAAGCGTTCGAAGAACTCAAAAGCTACTTAAGCACACCACCGTTGTTCGCAAAGCCAGAGTAAGGAGAACCACTATTCTTGTACCTTTCAGTCACGGAAGCAGCTGTAAGCACGGTCTTAGTCAAAGAACAGGAGGGAGTGCAGCATCCCGTATATTATATTAGCAAGTCTCTgcttcctgcagagaccaggtacacttctttcgaaaaactagcattggctTTGGTTCATCGCTTCTTATAAATCATGCGTCGTACTTTGAATCTCACACCATCCATGTCATAACCAATTACCCACTAAAGACTATTATGAGGAAGCCCGAACTTTCGGGCGTATTGACTAAGTGGTAAGTACATCTTAGTGGCTATGACTTGCAATTTGAACCTGCACGATGATAAAATCCCAAGCCCTAGCAGATTTCGTCTCGACTTTCGCGCCCGCCACCCATGGGGAGGCAGAAGAAGGAATGCTGGCAATAACAGGGAATCAGGATGGTGAAATATGGACCCTATACATTGATGGAGCCTCAAATGCAAGAGGGGCTGGTGTAGGTTTAGTCCTTCGATCTCCTAAAGGAGATATGATAGTACAGGCTATTAGATGTgagttcaaggcaaccaacaacgaAGCCGAGTACGAAGCCCTTGTACTTGGGATGCAGATGGCGTCAGGGCTTAAGGTGAGGAACCTGAGGGTATACAGTGACTCCTTACTTGTGGTGAATCACGTAAACAATGAATACGTAGCACGTgattcaaagatgatagcctACTTGAAGATAGCCACAGAGCAAAAGTTAAAGTATAGAACGTTCAAGATAATTCAGGTGCCGCGGGAGCAGAACGTGGAGGCAGACGCCCTGGCCACGTTAGGATCCACCTTCCAACCCTCAGAGTTATCGAACATACCGATTACCCATGTGTTGACCCCAGCCATCCAGAGGGAGCCAGATCAGAGACCGGTAAAAGAGGATGTACATATGCAGTATACACAGGGAGCCAGGACCCTGGTTTCCACAGTAGGATAGCAGGATGCAGATTGGAGGGCTCCATACCTAAATTGGCTAAGGGATGGGACACTCCCTGAAGACAAAAAGGAAGCACAAAGTTTCAGAATAAAAGCTTCTAGATATATCATGATTGACAATATTCTCTTCAGGAAATCATTGGCAGGACCATGCCTCAGGAGCTTAGGCAAAGAGGAAGTCAAACAAGATCGAAAGATGTGCACAGCGGGGAATGCGGGAACCACGCTGGAGGACGAAGTCTGTCAAACAAAATCTTAAGACAAGGGTATTTCTAACCCACCATGCGCGCAGACGCCGTAAATCACGCTAAACGCTGTGAGTCATGTCAAAAGGTGGCTCCAAcaatccaccagccagcagaaccaatgcatccgattatctctccatggccgttcatgatgtggggcatggacatagtgggTAAGCTGCCCAGGGCTCCAGGAAACAGGGTATATATGCTAGTTATGACCGACTACTTCTCAAAGTGGATTGAAGCAGAGGCAATGACAGAGGTAAAAGAACAACAGGTGATCTCTTTCATCAAGCGCAACATCATAAGCAGATTTGGGATACCATCCGAAATCATATGCGATAACGGGTCCCAGTTCATATCAGATAACACCAAGGTTTTTGTGCACGATGGAACATAACACTAAGAAAATCAGCCCCGGATATCCGCAAACCAACAGCCAAGCCGAGTCTAGCAACAAAATCATTGTGGAGAACCTCGAAAACTACCGGAAGAGTTGGGGGAAAATGGGCGATGAACTACCATTGGTACTCTGGTCAGATAGAACAACACCGAAAATGGCAATAGGCCAAACTCCATTTAGCCTTGTATACGGAGCAGAGGCAGTGATACCCTCAGAAGTTCTGATACCCACGCACAGATACGGCTGTCAGACGGCAGAGCAGAACAAAGTTGAAATGGCCAGGAGCCTGGATACCGTTGATGAGCTACGAGAGAGTGCCTACATACGTATGGCATCATATAAACATTCGGTAGCAAGGACATATAACAAGAATGTCAAAATCAGGACCCTTGAAGTAGGGGACCTCATACTCAGAAGGGTATTCGAAAATACCAAGAACCACAAAGCAGGCAAGTTTGCCTACAAATGGGAGGGGCCATATCAGGTCGAAAGCGTTATAAAAAATGGGGcatacaggttgatgaccatgTCAAGCAAATCAAGGCACACCTAGTCCCATTGAGCCCGGCTTTGGACCATCACGCAATTTGAGGTCCAAGACCAAACCCGTTTAAAGAAAACATCGAGCTTTTGGCCTAGGATCCTCATATCAAGAAGTTGGAGGATTTTTACATGTTATCTTTTGTCTTAAAATGAATTGAACCATGTGGGACAAGGTAGATAAAACCGAGTGATGGGGACATTTGCACGGTTTTATAGACTTATCAAGGGGTCACTTTCAACCTTTCCTCTTTTGAACAAGCAAGTTCT is a genomic window containing:
- the LOC141630164 gene encoding uncharacterized protein LOC141630164, producing MPLPMEMVAPESYADSPFTDDIATVALPKGFSVPKMTLFDGTADPCDHISQFKQKMMVTAATGASKEACMCKGFGSTLTGAALQWFVGLPNGAIGSFSDLVNAFNQQFSSSRRTPKQPSDLYRIVQEIGESIKDYVTRFNTEKVSIRGCDVSTAINAFRQGLDKESGLYKELTMYPCERFDEVQQRATSALRLEEDIQARKGVTNFDKTSRKFAVEKKDERAKPYKDSNIAI